Proteins co-encoded in one Aerococcaceae bacterium DSM 111021 genomic window:
- a CDS encoding NAD(P)H-dependent oxidoreductase — translation MKLVGIVGSNAVGSYNRLLLQFIQKHFNKLIELDIVEIDKVPLFNQSDDQTQSPVIQDIAKRIEAAEGVIIATPEHNHTIPAALKSLIEWLSFKIHPFENKPVMIVGASYYTQGSSRAQLSLRQILDSPGVNAIVLPGNEFLLGNVKEAFDTDNNLKDQGTVNFLASCLEKFIRFIKVVSALEDKEENIKVIKPIEEDLFANGKIDTTIEGIDMNAPDWVEQVNEKVKPATGNDYVNLNRGVLTVNQIDQFLRSMPMELTFADSNNQFLYYNSVLPPEEMLAKRYPEQAGNPLGACHPDFTHKNVKWVISQLRSGKQENVRVHVPTHGPDKYVVHNYQAIRDDEGNYMGINEYIMDLKPTIDWYLQQTGQELVGGKDTVSGASQSENKKADAVSGASATETVEEPAVDTVSGASSH, via the coding sequence ATGAAATTAGTAGGAATCGTTGGATCAAATGCAGTAGGATCATATAACCGTTTATTATTACAATTTATCCAAAAGCATTTCAATAAATTAATTGAATTAGACATCGTTGAAATTGATAAAGTGCCATTATTTAACCAAAGTGATGACCAAACTCAATCACCTGTTATTCAAGATATTGCTAAAAGAATTGAAGCGGCCGAAGGAGTTATCATTGCGACACCTGAACATAATCATACAATTCCCGCAGCATTAAAAAGTTTGATTGAATGGCTATCATTTAAGATTCATCCTTTCGAAAACAAACCAGTGATGATTGTTGGTGCATCGTACTATACTCAAGGTTCTTCCCGTGCACAGCTATCATTAAGACAAATATTAGATTCTCCAGGAGTGAACGCAATAGTATTGCCTGGCAATGAATTTCTATTAGGGAACGTAAAAGAAGCTTTTGATACTGACAATAACTTAAAAGATCAAGGTACAGTTAACTTTTTAGCATCATGCTTAGAAAAATTCATTCGTTTTATTAAGGTGGTTTCAGCATTAGAAGATAAAGAGGAGAATATAAAAGTGATTAAACCAATTGAAGAAGATTTATTTGCTAATGGTAAAATTGACACAACTATCGAAGGTATAGATATGAATGCACCTGATTGGGTAGAACAAGTCAACGAAAAAGTTAAACCAGCTACAGGTAATGACTATGTTAACCTTAATCGTGGTGTTTTAACTGTTAACCAAATTGATCAATTCTTAAGATCAATGCCTATGGAATTAACATTTGCGGACAGTAACAACCAATTTCTATATTATAACAGCGTTCTTCCACCAGAGGAAATGTTAGCGAAACGGTATCCAGAACAAGCTGGAAATCCATTAGGTGCATGTCATCCAGATTTTACGCATAAAAATGTAAAATGGGTAATTTCACAACTTCGTTCAGGAAAACAAGAGAATGTACGTGTTCATGTTCCAACTCATGGGCCAGATAAATATGTAGTACATAATTACCAAGCAATTCGTGATGACGAAGGTAATTATATGGGAATTAATGAGTATATTATGGACTTAAAACCAACTATTGATTGGTATTTACAACAAACTGGACAAGAGCTAGTAGGTGGTAAAGATACAGTATCTGGTGCATCTCAAAGCGAAAATAAAAAAGCAGATGCAGTTTCAGGTGCTTCTGCAACCGAAACTGTAGAAGAACCAGCAGTAGATACAGTATCAGGAGCTTCATCACATTAA
- a CDS encoding FAD:protein FMN transferase, whose protein sequence is MGTTISLQIQHEFADYLLKEAKKRLLDYEKRFSANNDNSVLMNVNKLAGIESVVVDSDIYELIKIGKEYSLDASNTLNIAIGPLIKLWKIGFQGANVPTQSDIEECLKLIDPQSIILSEENQSIYLEKKGMEIDLGALAKGFFADKIKLFLKQAGVEKGIIDLGGNVLLIGSHYVNSDGYWRIGIQDPFKSRQNIKGLVKAKDVSVVTSGIYERVLVLNGQEYHHIFDSQTGYPVRNDIASVTIISSESLAGELYTTMFYQYKSSETINLINNIKGIEAIVITRDNDILMTDGLENTFVLVN, encoded by the coding sequence ATGGGAACAACAATTAGTCTTCAGATTCAACACGAATTCGCAGATTACTTGTTAAAAGAAGCCAAAAAGCGATTATTAGATTATGAAAAAAGATTTAGTGCAAACAATGATAATAGCGTATTAATGAACGTGAATAAATTAGCAGGCATAGAATCAGTTGTAGTTGATTCAGATATATATGAATTGATTAAAATCGGAAAGGAATACAGTTTAGATGCATCGAATACATTGAATATAGCCATTGGCCCATTGATTAAACTATGGAAGATCGGCTTTCAAGGGGCCAACGTTCCAACACAAAGTGACATTGAAGAATGCTTAAAACTAATAGACCCTCAGTCAATTATTTTATCCGAGGAAAATCAGTCAATATATTTAGAGAAAAAAGGGATGGAAATTGATTTAGGTGCTTTAGCTAAGGGTTTTTTTGCTGACAAAATCAAACTATTTTTAAAGCAGGCTGGCGTTGAAAAAGGAATAATTGATTTGGGAGGAAATGTCTTACTTATTGGATCACACTATGTTAATTCAGATGGATACTGGCGAATTGGTATACAAGATCCTTTTAAATCACGACAAAATATAAAAGGATTAGTAAAAGCGAAAGATGTTTCAGTAGTGACCTCAGGCATCTACGAACGAGTCCTTGTACTAAACGGCCAAGAGTATCATCATATTTTTGATAGTCAAACTGGTTATCCTGTGAGGAATGATATTGCAAGTGTGACGATTATCTCATCGGAATCTTTAGCGGGTGAATTATATACAACAATGTTCTATCAATACAAAAGTAGTGAAACAATTAACTTAATTAATAATATTAAAGGAATTGAAGCCATTGTTATTACTAGAGATAACGATATATTAATGACTGATGGATTAGAAAATACGTTTGTACTAGTTAATTAG
- a CDS encoding HIT family protein, which translates to MLSMVLDSNCGYCQQGELLDGFGYLVCELESSMVIIFREQSHKGRVIVAHNKHVSEMVDLSDEERHLFFSEVSKVAEVIHTLYQPDKINYGAYGDGGSHLHFHLVPKYAGGFECGTPFAMNPEKIFLNDDEYEAMASDIRKELGV; encoded by the coding sequence GTGCTTTCTATGGTTTTAGATTCTAATTGTGGTTACTGTCAGCAAGGTGAATTGTTGGATGGATTTGGATACTTAGTATGTGAACTTGAATCATCAATGGTTATTATATTCCGTGAACAAAGTCATAAGGGACGAGTTATTGTCGCCCACAATAAACATGTTAGTGAAATGGTAGACTTATCAGATGAGGAACGTCATTTATTCTTTTCTGAAGTATCAAAAGTTGCTGAAGTTATTCATACACTTTATCAGCCTGATAAAATTAATTATGGTGCTTACGGTGATGGTGGTTCACATCTTCATTTCCACTTAGTTCCTAAATATGCTGGTGGATTCGAATGTGGTACACCTTTTGCTATGAATCCAGAGAAAATATTTTTAAATGATGATGAATATGAAGCGATGGCTTCTGATATCCGTAAAGAACTCGGGGTTTAA
- a CDS encoding amidophosphoribosyltransferase, whose product MSSVGANFRGIDSVVESGGLFGIWNHPLASKITYFGLHALQHRGQTSAGIVSKHNESFKSFRGSGLISHVFDSETKLDTLEGNCAIGQVRSATVSDQKDDSNIQPLLFHFNNQSIAITHNGNLTEALSLRRELEDDGAVFSTNSAAEILIHLIRRSKENEFSKAFEKSIASLKGGFSFCLLTDNALYGAVDRHGFRPLIIGQFPNESYILASETCVLSSIGAKYVTELKAGQYVVINEDGYHINQYTTEETTTLEPMEFIYFSRPDSDIAGINVHSARKEMGRRLAIEEPTPTGDIVIGVPNSSLSSASGYAEQHGLPYEIGLIKHQYIGRTFIQPTQELREQGVRYKLSAVESLIKGKSIVLVDDSIVRGTTIKHLVKLLKEAGAKEVHLRIASPPIRFPNYYGINTTHTKELIASMYTIFELNQLFGSDSLGYLSVQGLVDSINFDPNIATQGVSLDAYTGVYPSDIGDYKEEFEASLTPLQIKILKGDNCDE is encoded by the coding sequence ATGAGCTCAGTAGGAGCGAATTTCCGAGGAATTGATAGTGTCGTTGAGTCAGGCGGACTATTTGGTATTTGGAATCATCCCTTAGCAAGTAAAATTACATACTTTGGGCTTCATGCATTACAACATCGAGGACAAACGAGTGCTGGGATCGTTAGTAAGCATAATGAAAGTTTCAAGAGCTTTCGGGGTAGTGGGCTCATATCGCACGTTTTCGATTCAGAAACTAAGTTAGACACACTCGAAGGGAATTGCGCTATAGGGCAAGTCCGTTCAGCAACAGTTAGTGATCAAAAAGATGACTCTAATATTCAACCTTTGTTATTTCATTTCAATAATCAGTCGATTGCTATTACACATAACGGGAATTTAACAGAAGCTTTATCATTAAGAAGAGAATTAGAAGACGACGGCGCAGTATTTTCCACAAATTCAGCAGCAGAAATTCTCATACATCTTATTCGTCGCTCGAAAGAAAATGAATTCAGCAAAGCATTTGAAAAATCCATTGCAAGTTTAAAAGGAGGTTTCAGTTTTTGCTTATTAACTGATAATGCGTTATATGGGGCTGTTGATAGACATGGTTTTAGACCTTTGATTATAGGCCAGTTTCCTAATGAGTCCTATATTTTAGCCAGCGAAACATGTGTTCTTTCAAGTATTGGTGCAAAATATGTCACTGAATTAAAAGCCGGCCAATATGTTGTAATTAACGAAGATGGATATCACATCAATCAATATACAACAGAAGAGACAACCACTTTAGAACCAATGGAATTTATATACTTTTCAAGGCCTGATTCTGACATTGCTGGTATAAACGTCCATAGTGCTCGAAAAGAAATGGGTCGTAGGCTTGCTATCGAAGAACCTACACCAACGGGCGATATAGTCATAGGTGTGCCAAATTCCTCATTATCATCTGCAAGTGGTTATGCTGAGCAACATGGCCTACCTTATGAGATTGGCTTAATTAAACACCAATATATAGGGCGAACTTTCATTCAACCTACACAGGAACTAAGAGAACAAGGTGTTAGATACAAATTATCAGCTGTAGAATCATTAATTAAAGGTAAGTCAATTGTATTAGTCGATGATTCAATTGTTAGAGGGACTACAATTAAACATTTAGTGAAGTTATTAAAAGAAGCTGGAGCTAAAGAGGTACATTTGCGAATTGCTAGTCCTCCCATTCGGTTTCCAAATTACTATGGAATTAATACAACTCATACAAAAGAATTGATTGCATCAATGTATACTATTTTTGAATTAAATCAATTGTTTGGAAGCGATAGTTTGGGATATCTGTCAGTGCAAGGCTTAGTTGATAGTATTAACTTCGATCCTAATATTGCGACACAAGGAGTCAGTTTAGATGCGTATACTGGAGTCTATCCATCGGATATTGGAGATTATAAAGAAGAATTTGAAGCGAGTTTAACGCCACTACAAATAAAAATTTTAAAAGGAGACAATTGTGATGAGTAA
- a CDS encoding phosphoribosylformylglycinamidine cyclo-ligase, with amino-acid sequence MSNAYQESGVDIEKGYEAVERMKKHVSRTMRPEVMNQLGSFGALFKLDTQKYDNPILVSGTDGVGTKILLAQQSGILDTIGIDAVAMCVNDILAQGAQPLFFLDYLAVGNAIPEDIERIVSGVAEGCVQANAALVGGETAEMPDLYNTGEFDLAGFCVGVADEANILDGSKVKEGDVLIGLASSGIHSNGYSLVRKIFFKDNDMSFQDKLSDGSTLIDCLLTPTKIYVKDILPFIDSQKVNGIAHITGGGFFENLPRMFGDNLTAVIDVNSWAVPTIFKEMERLGKLDFEEMFNVFNMGIGMVLAVESKDAQEFLETVEGSSIIGCIEKQTMSDETVRLVMEKE; translated from the coding sequence ATGAGTAATGCATACCAAGAATCTGGAGTCGATATTGAAAAAGGCTATGAAGCTGTAGAGAGAATGAAGAAACATGTTAGCCGAACAATGCGCCCTGAGGTTATGAACCAGCTGGGAAGTTTTGGTGCTTTATTTAAACTTGATACACAAAAGTATGATAATCCTATTCTTGTTAGTGGTACAGACGGCGTCGGCACTAAGATTTTATTAGCTCAACAATCAGGAATCTTAGATACAATCGGTATTGATGCTGTAGCTATGTGTGTGAATGATATTTTGGCTCAAGGAGCTCAGCCACTATTCTTTCTTGACTACTTAGCTGTAGGCAATGCTATTCCTGAAGATATTGAACGAATAGTTTCTGGTGTAGCTGAAGGGTGTGTTCAAGCGAATGCTGCTTTAGTTGGTGGGGAAACGGCTGAGATGCCTGATTTATATAATACGGGTGAGTTTGACCTTGCAGGCTTTTGTGTTGGTGTTGCGGATGAGGCAAATATCTTAGATGGATCCAAAGTTAAAGAAGGCGACGTCTTAATTGGTTTAGCTAGCTCTGGCATTCACTCTAATGGTTATTCTTTAGTACGTAAGATTTTCTTTAAAGATAATGATATGAGCTTTCAAGATAAATTATCCGATGGTAGTACACTTATTGATTGCTTACTTACACCTACTAAAATTTATGTTAAAGATATTTTACCATTTATTGATTCCCAAAAAGTAAATGGAATAGCTCATATTACTGGTGGAGGATTCTTTGAGAATCTGCCTCGCATGTTTGGTGATAACTTAACAGCAGTGATAGATGTTAATTCATGGGCAGTTCCAACTATTTTTAAAGAAATGGAACGTTTAGGAAAATTAGACTTTGAAGAAATGTTTAATGTATTCAATATGGGAATTGGTATGGTTCTGGCAGTTGAATCAAAGGATGCACAAGAGTTTTTAGAGACCGTAGAAGGAAGCTCTATTATTGGATGCATTGAAAAACAAACGATGTCTGATGAAACAGTTCGTTTAGTGATGGAGAAGGAGTAA
- the purN gene encoding phosphoribosylglycinamide formyltransferase — MNLALFASGNGSNVQAIIDAVKDKKIKAHIQCIVCDNKHAYVIERARDAGINCIVVSPKEFANRKLWEQHIVNYLLVNQVDLIVLAGFMRIIKDEILGAFPKRIINIHPSMLPAFPGRNGILDAFQAKVKETGVTIHYVDEGIDTGEIIAQESLTVQGYWTLDELEAQIHAIEHRLYPIVIQQVIEDIQYTTQKG, encoded by the coding sequence ATAAACTTAGCTTTATTCGCTTCAGGTAATGGATCAAATGTTCAAGCTATTATTGATGCTGTAAAAGACAAAAAAATAAAAGCACATATTCAATGTATCGTTTGTGATAATAAACACGCTTATGTAATTGAAAGAGCACGGGATGCAGGTATTAACTGCATAGTAGTAAGTCCAAAGGAATTTGCCAACCGGAAACTCTGGGAACAACATATTGTTAATTACTTATTAGTGAATCAAGTTGACCTTATCGTTTTAGCAGGTTTTATGCGCATCATTAAAGATGAAATACTTGGAGCTTTCCCTAAACGTATTATTAATATACATCCATCAATGCTTCCAGCATTTCCTGGAAGAAATGGAATATTAGATGCGTTTCAAGCGAAAGTAAAGGAAACTGGTGTAACCATTCACTATGTAGATGAAGGTATTGATACTGGAGAAATTATTGCTCAAGAAAGCTTAACAGTACAAGGATATTGGACACTAGATGAGTTAGAAGCGCAAATTCATGCTATTGAACATAGACTGTATCCGATAGTTATACAACAAGTGATAGAAGACATTCAATATACAACTCAGAAAGGATGA
- the purH gene encoding bifunctional phosphoribosylaminoimidazolecarboxamide formyltransferase/IMP cyclohydrolase codes for MTQYALLSVSDKTGIVEVAKTLVAQEVKLLSTGGTYKVLQEAGIPVMAVDDYTQFPEMMDGRVKTLHPKIHGGLLGLRENNEHKQAMIDHEITPIDYVIVNLYPFKETISKPDVTLKDAIENIDIGGPSMLRSAAKNFQSVTVVTDPNDYSTFTQQLNENGQTSFEFRQYLATKVFQLTSHYDALIASYLEKVTTDTSSFESHSWNHKTLTFTDKQDLRYGENSHQAATFYKELNAPKSSIASAVQLNGKELSYNNLKDADAAIKIAKEFTEPVAVAVKHMNPCGVAIADTIEQAFERCKQADPVSIYGGIVVVNREVTKELADELAKIFLEIIVAPNFSHDALERLSKKKNLRLLTIEFDEEIDTKQQELVSVSGGLLIQDVDKSNELIADDISVLPSGWDVSTHREPTQEELKAMNFGMKVVKHVKSNAIVVTNDFMTLGIGAGQMNRVGSAEIALSQAEEQDPNLRQTYVMSSDAFLPMADTAQLAYDRGITAIAQPGGSKYDEDSVKVCDTHEMSMVMTGLRHFRH; via the coding sequence ATGACACAATATGCTTTACTTAGTGTTTCGGATAAAACTGGAATCGTTGAAGTTGCTAAAACGTTAGTAGCTCAGGAAGTCAAATTATTATCAACAGGAGGGACTTATAAAGTCTTACAAGAGGCTGGCATACCAGTTATGGCTGTTGATGATTACACACAATTCCCAGAAATGATGGATGGTCGTGTTAAGACATTACATCCGAAAATTCATGGAGGCTTATTAGGTTTACGTGAAAACAATGAGCACAAACAAGCGATGATTGATCACGAGATTACACCGATTGATTATGTCATTGTTAATTTATATCCCTTTAAAGAAACGATAAGTAAACCGGATGTCACTTTAAAAGATGCCATTGAAAATATCGATATTGGTGGACCGTCTATGTTAAGAAGTGCTGCTAAAAATTTTCAATCTGTCACTGTTGTAACAGATCCAAATGATTATTCAACTTTCACCCAACAATTGAATGAGAATGGTCAAACCTCTTTTGAGTTCAGGCAATACTTAGCAACCAAAGTCTTTCAATTAACATCACATTATGATGCGTTAATCGCTTCATACTTAGAGAAAGTTACCACTGATACATCGTCATTTGAATCTCATTCATGGAACCATAAGACACTAACCTTTACTGATAAACAAGATTTACGCTACGGTGAGAACAGTCATCAAGCCGCAACTTTTTATAAAGAATTGAATGCACCTAAATCTTCAATCGCATCTGCTGTACAACTAAACGGAAAAGAATTATCTTATAACAATCTTAAAGATGCCGATGCAGCAATCAAAATCGCAAAAGAGTTCACTGAGCCGGTTGCTGTTGCAGTTAAACATATGAATCCATGTGGTGTTGCTATTGCTGACACAATTGAACAAGCTTTTGAACGATGCAAACAAGCAGATCCTGTATCTATCTATGGTGGGATTGTTGTTGTTAACCGTGAAGTGACAAAAGAATTAGCTGATGAACTAGCAAAAATATTCTTAGAAATCATCGTTGCGCCAAACTTTAGTCATGATGCTTTAGAAAGATTATCGAAAAAGAAGAATTTACGCTTATTAACGATAGAATTCGATGAAGAAATCGATACGAAACAACAAGAATTGGTTTCAGTTTCTGGCGGATTATTAATTCAAGATGTCGACAAATCAAATGAACTAATTGCTGATGATATTTCTGTATTACCATCAGGTTGGGATGTTTCTACACATCGTGAACCGACACAGGAAGAGTTAAAAGCAATGAATTTTGGTATGAAAGTCGTCAAGCATGTTAAAAGTAATGCGATTGTAGTAACCAATGACTTTATGACTCTAGGTATTGGCGCAGGTCAAATGAACCGTGTAGGGTCAGCGGAGATTGCCTTATCACAAGCAGAAGAACAAGACCCTAATTTGAGACAAACATATGTTATGTCTAGCGATGCATTCTTACCCATGGCTGATACCGCTCAACTAGCCTATGATAGAGGGATTACAGCAATTGCTCAACCTGGTGGGTCTAAGTATGATGAAGATTCTGTAAAAGTGTGTGATACTCATGAAATGTCAATGGTAATGACAGGACTCCGTCATTTCCGCCACTAA
- the purD gene encoding phosphoribosylamine--glycine ligase gives MKSVLIIGSGGREHAIARSFSESMTVETVYVAPGNPGMLSNAKIECVNIQVTEIELLIEFAQINHIDLTFVGPEQPLELGIVDSFMEHNLAIVGPTKSAAQLENSKNFAKDIMKQVDVKTAQYKFFEPKSYSSAKEYAQTLGLPFVIKADGLMSGKGVVIPETMDEALTTLKDMMETNNKPVLIEEFLIGSEFSHFSLINGTHVIPLGTSCDYKRVADGDQGLNTGGMGAFAPVPWFNEVEQKIVQSEIVQPIADRMVEIGTPFTGVLYTGIIWTADGPKVIEFNTRLGDPETQVLLPLLENDIYDVMEAHLNHSPIDIKFKNEFNVGVVLAATGYPTTPMNHIPLNIADDLTEHILFAGITESPDSGLLSKGGRILIGLGNGQSLEEAKINAYKVMKNLDIKDTFYREDIGLNRSNQYLEEVQEWQKK, from the coding sequence TTGAAAAGTGTGTTAATAATTGGTTCAGGCGGTCGAGAACATGCTATAGCACGATCGTTTTCTGAAAGCATGACTGTTGAAACAGTTTATGTTGCACCTGGGAATCCGGGTATGCTTTCTAACGCTAAAATTGAATGTGTCAATATCCAAGTGACAGAAATCGAATTACTTATTGAATTTGCGCAGATTAATCATATTGATTTAACTTTTGTAGGTCCTGAGCAACCACTGGAACTAGGCATTGTTGATTCATTTATGGAACATAATTTAGCAATCGTTGGCCCCACGAAATCAGCTGCTCAATTAGAAAACTCTAAGAATTTTGCAAAAGATATTATGAAACAAGTGGACGTTAAAACAGCTCAATACAAGTTTTTTGAGCCTAAATCTTATTCATCAGCGAAAGAATATGCTCAAACATTAGGCTTACCATTTGTAATTAAGGCAGATGGGCTCATGAGTGGAAAAGGTGTAGTTATTCCAGAAACAATGGACGAAGCTTTAACTACACTTAAGGATATGATGGAAACCAACAATAAACCCGTTCTAATCGAGGAATTTTTAATTGGTTCAGAGTTTTCGCATTTCAGTTTGATCAACGGAACACATGTTATTCCTTTAGGAACATCGTGCGATTACAAGCGTGTGGCAGATGGCGACCAAGGTTTAAATACGGGTGGTATGGGGGCATTCGCTCCTGTTCCTTGGTTTAATGAAGTCGAACAGAAAATCGTTCAGTCAGAAATTGTTCAACCTATTGCAGATAGAATGGTCGAAATCGGTACGCCATTCACCGGAGTTTTGTATACCGGAATTATTTGGACGGCAGATGGACCGAAAGTCATTGAATTCAATACCCGTTTAGGTGATCCAGAGACACAAGTATTATTACCGCTTCTAGAGAATGATATTTATGACGTTATGGAAGCGCATTTGAATCACTCTCCAATAGATATTAAATTCAAAAATGAATTTAATGTTGGAGTCGTCTTAGCAGCTACAGGTTACCCGACTACACCAATGAATCATATTCCTCTTAATATTGCTGATGATTTAACTGAGCATATATTATTTGCAGGTATTACTGAAAGCCCTGACTCTGGATTATTATCAAAAGGTGGAAGAATATTAATTGGCCTTGGAAACGGCCAGTCACTTGAGGAAGCTAAAATAAACGCTTATAAAGTTATGAAAAACTTAGATATAAAGGATACTTTTTACCGGGAAGATATTGGCTTGAATAGAAGCAATCAATACTTAGAGGAGGTACAAGAATGGCAAAAGAAATAG
- the purE gene encoding 5-(carboxyamino)imidazole ribonucleotide mutase — MAKEIEVAVVMGSISDWDQMKHCCDFLDLLNINYDKKVISAHRMPSEMIEFAENAKDNNFKVIIAGAGGAAHLPGMIASSTTLPVIGIPIKSSTLNGVDSLLSIVQMPAGVPVATMAIGPAGAKNAGLMAARILAVNNPEIDKALIEFQQSQHNKAVESSEVLDD; from the coding sequence ATGGCAAAAGAAATAGAAGTAGCTGTTGTTATGGGCAGTATTTCTGATTGGGATCAAATGAAGCATTGTTGTGATTTCTTAGATCTATTAAATATTAATTATGACAAAAAAGTTATTTCCGCTCATAGAATGCCTTCAGAAATGATTGAGTTCGCTGAAAATGCAAAAGATAATAACTTTAAAGTCATTATTGCTGGGGCCGGTGGTGCAGCACACTTACCAGGTATGATTGCCTCGAGCACCACTTTACCTGTCATTGGTATACCCATTAAATCAAGTACACTCAATGGTGTAGACTCGTTATTATCTATTGTACAAATGCCTGCTGGTGTACCTGTTGCCACAATGGCTATTGGACCTGCAGGAGCAAAAAACGCTGGATTAATGGCAGCACGTATTCTTGCAGTTAATAATCCAGAAATTGATAAAGCCTTAATCGAATTTCAACAGTCACAACATAATAAAGCAGTAGAAAGTAGTGAAGTATTAGATGACTAA
- the purK gene encoding 5-(carboxyamino)imidazole ribonucleotide synthase: MTKKLAAGTTIGIIGAGQLGKMLAQSAQKMGYIVSMYDPNPSSCGFNVAHSYTVAEFNDRDALLKFVSSVDVVTYEFENIDGELLKELEQNSYLPQGTKLLLISQNRLEEKKWLNNLGIETADFVEINHFNELVETTKTSSLPAILKTTRFGYDGKGQIRLNSLVDIEENAKNIQKLIDQQTLVLETFCDFDFEVSVIVARDLEGTIKVFPISRNHHAHGVLYSSLVGEYLSSELTEKIHQIAQNIADAGQLVGVCGIEFFVTKDKQLLVNEIAPRPHNSGHYTIEATNVSQFDQHILAITGHSLMNIRLMEPALMINILGQHMPLVEDYKSNYPDAIYHVYDKGKATKQRKMGHFTLTHPNLSELEDILYHSSSLQTWQEMF; the protein is encoded by the coding sequence ATGACTAAAAAATTAGCGGCTGGTACTACCATTGGGATTATTGGAGCAGGGCAATTAGGGAAAATGCTTGCTCAATCAGCACAAAAGATGGGTTACATCGTTTCGATGTATGATCCGAATCCAAGTTCATGCGGCTTTAATGTTGCTCATTCTTACACTGTAGCAGAATTTAATGACCGAGATGCGTTATTAAAGTTTGTCAGCAGTGTGGATGTCGTTACGTATGAATTTGAGAATATTGATGGAGAACTATTAAAAGAATTAGAACAAAATAGCTACTTACCTCAAGGTACAAAGCTATTATTAATATCACAAAATAGATTAGAAGAAAAAAAGTGGTTAAATAACTTAGGTATTGAAACAGCAGATTTTGTAGAAATTAATCATTTTAATGAATTAGTAGAAACGACGAAGACATCGTCACTACCGGCTATATTAAAAACGACACGTTTTGGTTATGACGGAAAAGGACAAATTCGTTTAAACTCTTTAGTTGATATAGAAGAAAACGCAAAAAATATTCAAAAATTAATAGATCAACAAACGCTAGTATTGGAAACTTTTTGTGATTTTGATTTTGAAGTATCTGTTATTGTTGCACGTGACTTAGAAGGTACCATCAAGGTATTTCCTATTAGTCGTAATCATCATGCACACGGTGTATTGTATTCAAGTTTAGTAGGAGAGTATTTATCAAGTGAATTAACTGAAAAAATTCATCAGATTGCACAAAATATTGCCGATGCGGGTCAGTTAGTTGGAGTATGTGGTATAGAGTTTTTCGTAACGAAAGATAAGCAATTATTAGTGAATGAAATTGCACCTAGACCTCATAACAGTGGTCATTATACGATTGAAGCAACAAATGTATCTCAATTTGATCAACATATATTAGCCATTACCGGACATTCTTTAATGAATATACGCTTAATGGAACCTGCGCTAATGATCAACATCTTAGGGCAGCATATGCCATTAGTAGAAGATTACAAAAGTAATTATCCAGATGCAATCTATCATGTTTATGATAAAGGAAAAGCAACTAAGCAACGAAAAATGGGGCATTTTACATTGACTCATCCAAATTTATCTGAATTAGAAGACATATTATATCATTCATCAAGTTTACAAACTTGGCAGGAAATGTTTTGA